Part of the Quercus lobata isolate SW786 chromosome 6, ValleyOak3.0 Primary Assembly, whole genome shotgun sequence genome, TAATTTATGGactcaaaaaattgaacttttatATCAGAGGCTAGCAGTTGAGATCTTGGTCTCGGGATTTGTTTTTGATGAGGAAGATTTTGTAAGGCCTTGGGAAGGACAAAATGATAACTTAGAAAGGTATTTATATCTTTGCTACTTTCCAATTCCTGACATTACATTGTGTTTACTTTATCACTGAAatggttaaaacttaaaagtaaagTCTTAAATTCTCTGCCATTCTGCCATTTGCTTCTTTAACAAGACAGAGAGAGGCCCGCCGAAATTTCATTCTCAAATAGGTGATTGTCGAGAGACAGTTGGGCAACAATGgaagatgaataaagaaaatgagaaaagaacagcaaacatttttttttttggtgcataATGAAACACGGGGATATTATTTTACTTtacttctctcttttattttcacttCTGAGAAGAGGACCAAAGAGAAAGTAAATGCTCATTTGTATCCCAGTTAACCATTTATAGGGtgattctaaatttctaatgcATTTCAAGTGGTTGATGTATGTCTCTAATAGCTCTTTCTCTTGACACTGTTTTCATTGTAGTTCAATGTTCCACCTATGTGAGATTTATCAGAAATTTGTTCTCTAATTTATTTGAGGGTTTTTCATGAGTATTGGATCGGctaaactaaaaaagaaagtaatagaacgttattattttttcttcagtttttcATTCTTCAGTTTTTATGAACTATGCTAGTATCATCTATGAACTCTTATCACTCATGGTGTGATAGAAcgttattattttttcttttttgggagtGGAAGATATGATGACAATGTGATATGAATTTAATGGAACTGCTATACTTATTTTATCTACCTTCTGTATCTTATCTTTCTTCTGTTgataattttccattaaaaagtaataatttggATGCTTGTcataacaaaatttacaaatttgatatTTCTTATGACCTTGGCAAATGCTTAGCTATGTGTTGCAGTGGGAGTCTAAGAATCTAATTGCAGTGAGCACTGCAATTCAGGATTGGCTTACTTCAGGTACTTGCTTTTGAACTCTTGGCTACTGTTAAATTAAGTTATAATTGCAATCATAAGAAGCATGTACGATGTTGATGTTGCTGCTGCATACTGTAGGCCTTGCATTGCAGATGATGAAGCAAGGTGCAATGCTGACTGTGTTAAGCACACTCGTAACAGCATTGGCTTGGCCAGCAGCGCTACTTGCCGCAACTGACTTTATAGATAGCAAGTGGACAATTGCTGTTGACAGGTATACTTTTCCACTCTTAACTATAAGTGGAACGGAACTCTTAGATGGGAAGAGGGGAAAAACTTCTTCTGGTTCCATTTTCATTTGAATTGCAAGCACGTGGTTTTTGGAGTGAGGGTTTCCATATTTCTGCATCCTGAATAAGGTAGCGTAGGTAGAAGTTTGTAAAGGAGGATGCTTGCAGCTGTAGTGATAAATCTGGTTTTTGGACTTAATTTTGTAGGAATATATTGGAATTGATAGAGCTAGTAAGAAGACTGGGGGAATACTATAGGGAAACCTAGTGCTGAGTGAGAGCATACAAAAAAATGCATCTTAACAGCAAAAGATAAAACAAtgtttttcagaattttcacaTATTGAACATGTTATTTCTTATGCGATTTTCTACATGCGGCtatatattttgtcattttctagATCGGACAAAGCAGGGAAGCTGCTTGCCGAAGTGTTATTAAGTGGATTGCAAGGCAACAGGTATGTCAAGTCATAACTTGGCAATACTATTCTTAAACCAATGTCTTCAAAAATTTCAGAGAGATCAATCTTCTTAATTCTATTGTTGGTTTTTCTATAAATCTTTCAGGCCTGTGACACTAGTAGGTTACTCACTTGGAGCACGAGTAATTTTCAAGTGTCTCCAGTTTTTGGCTGAGACTGAACGTGATGGTAAAAAGTACAAATTACTCTTCACATATTTTGTGGATTTGCTAGAGTGATCTTAATGCTCCTCTTCTGAATATTGGCAGCTGAACTTGTAGAGAGAGTTGTTCTTCTAGGAGCACCCATCTCCATTAATGATGAGAACTGGGAAGCTGCTAGAAAGGTGATTGGAATTcacttgactttttttttttttttttcaagcggATCTTTATTTAGTACACACTCTTATTTGAGGAAGTCCTCTATCACCTCATGCTGTGTTGCAGATGGTGGCTGGAAGATTTGTGAATGCTTATTCCAAAAATGATTGGATGCTTGGAGTTGCTTTCCGTGCTAGGTATGTATGCATCATGGACAATGCACTATGGTATAGTCATATCTGGTCTGCAAAATGCACTATGGTATAATTATACCAGATTTACAAAATGCAGCTATTTGCTATAGATGTACATGAGGTCATCTATGGGCCACAACTATTATAGTCCATATATCTCTCTGTTTGGTGATTCTATCTGCCAAGTTAGTGAACTTGGAACAACTTTATCTTAGCAAGCAAGTGCTCCAGTGGCTTTAATGAAccaacccaatccaatcctGTTCTATGCTTGCTTTTGAAGTTATTCATGTATTTTATATGAAATGCCTGGAGTCATGTGCCCACCAAAGGAGATAATAGAattctaattttgaaaaataacatcatttCTTCCCAATTGTTCAGGGGAGTCTCAGTGATTGTGACCTTTCTGCGTGTACTTCTTGTAATTTCaaccccctccaaaaaaaaaaaaaaaatgcacatgcACATGTGCGTGTGTTTGTGTATGTCTCCCAGCCTGTGGTAGCATAGGGGCAAATACTTATGTTGTGTGTCTCATTGTAACTCTCTATGTCATGCCTCAGTCTTTTCTTCAAAATGGTCCAGCACTCTACTGCATGTTCCCCAATTTTGGAAAGTTGGTTTTGCTTTCTGTTCATTGCAGATTGAcataatctaaattttggacagttCTCCCTGAGTAGTTTTAGTTCTGGAAAGTAAAGGTGAAATTATACACTATTTCTTTGGAAATATAGACAATGAGAAGATACCcctttaaaatgttttatgtCTCCAAAATGAGCCAACCTATGTGAAGCAAACTACCAAACCTGAGTCAGCACCTCAAGCTGAAACTAAATCTGTTTCAGCCTCTGCTTGAACTTCAATGTAACTGCTTGACAATGATTAGGATTATGATCCTAAGAGGATGTTGATTTTCCTAGAGCCTTGTGGCTCAGTGGTATTTCCCAGTCTCCTTTATGAAATAACTAGGTTTGAAATCCCCTTCCCCTCTTGTTTTAAGGGGAAATAAGGATGTTGATTTGACCTATGATTTTTGTGACCGTTTAGGACTGTTGTGTTTCATTCTCAGGAGATGGGTGATCATTGGATATTTTAAATAGGTGCTTCATTGGATGTATACTACATATGCCACATGTTTTGGAAAACTTGAATTTGATTTAACTCCCTGTATGTTTTGATTGTAGTGTCCCATATTTTACTCTacgttgtaatttttttatatatgtctagTTAGCGCAATAAAGCATTACTAGAATTAGCCCTTAAAATAGAGCTGTTGTTAGCTGCAGGCTGCAGCTTGATTATTATGTGGAGAGGTTACTATTGAGATCTTCCTTCCACataaactaacaattatttttgGACAGTTTACTTACTCAAGGATTAGCAGGAATTCAACCAATCAATATTCCGGGGATTGAGAATGTAAGTTGTTTCATTTCTTGTGTTGGCCATCACACTTTGTCATCCGGGGTTCAGTTTTTCACAATGTCACCTTGTTTGGCTTTGCAGGTTGACGTAACTGATCTCATTGAAGGTCACTCTTCCTATTTATGGGCTACACAGCTAGTCCTGGACCAGCTTGAGCTGGATACATATTATCCTGTTTTCAGGAGTACTACTTGCAAACAATAgagatttttttgaatttgcatTTCGGATTCTACTTTTGTCCACTCCTGCAGCTGGTATTGTGATATCCCTATCATTTCCTTTCTAGCTGATGGAAGTGTAGCACTTGTACGGAGTACCTCAGGTGGATCAAAGCATATTAAGTCGCTCAACTTAGAGCTTCTTGGCTAGTTGATATTTCACCCTTTTTCCTTGCATTTGTATATACACCCAAGTGTAATTAATGTTTGATAGGAGGCTGAAAATGTATTGCAGTCTGgttcatatttatttatattaccATCTTGATCTGGGTGAATAACTCCTTCTCTTCGATTTGGAAAAATATATTGCTTCCTATACAAGTCTAAACCAATTGATATAGACTTCCAATCCACTATACTTGGGGATGAAgagactttttttatttattatattatattatattatttaaatataatgttCTCTATCAGTGATAGACTCCCTAATTCTCTGATTATAGCAACACATGATTAAttcttctaaaattttgttctcaatGCAATTTTCGCTTGTAGTCTTGGAAAGACATAGGGCTTGcttggtaagagatttctagtaacgttgtttaagttttgtagaaatatgtgtggatgaaaaagtgtgtgaaaatgcgtgttatggtgtttttttttttttttgagaatctcgTGTTAtagtgtttaaataacaatttttgttgtttaaacaccatCACCAAACGGGACCATAATTTCTCATAGGGGCAAGGCAAATGGATACTTACAGTGAAGATTGAGTGAAAGTTATTCATTAATAATGAACCAGATGGaggcaaagaaaaatcattatatGGAAAACACTTCACCtaataaaaattgatcaatGTAATTGTAGCTGTTATCTATTTTAAGCTTTCATGAATGGAATCTAAATTGGTATGGAAGAAAATTCTTCTGAACCGTTatgtaattattaataaaactatCCAAGTGTCACATAACTTATTTAATGGGACCCTTCAAACTCCTCCTATATATTTTcattggatttgaattttgaaaatgtaaccgttaaattttatattttatatattttttacacgCATGTCAAATTTCGTTTAATTCAGATTATATTTAGGATTcgattaataaaattattttttatgcataattttaaatcacaaaaaacttgaaatttaaatatttgattgatgacatggtaatcgatctttgattttcttaaaattttacaagcatggagcatataataaaaacatacaatctaaggattagatttttaaaatttatatccaATAATACAATGATAACGTATAAACTTGAAAAGGGAGCATTTCCTATTTAACGAGTTTTAACACTACACAAATGGGAGGAGAATATTGAACTGATTTGTAGGATACCTTGTCGGTTAATGAATTGTGATTTCAGCCATGCACTGTGGGTACGTTCGGTGAAAAAGACAAATGGCTCCCTGACAATACGACATCGCTTTAAACATCGATTCCGCTGAGActgagagaaacaaaaaatgaccGATACAATCCCAAATTAGAGTAAAGAGACaggaaagagagagtgagagagagagagagaggaatggaTAGGAGtgaaacagagagagaagaagagccCGAAAGCCAAAGGAAAGTGAAAGTAGCAAAAGGAAAGTCATGCAAGGGATATTTGtatttctcttcctctctcaaaTCCAAAGCTCGCAACCCTCGCTGCATCGGCATCTCTCGCGCCCTCCAACAAggtcttttttcctttattactcttttcttttcttcatatttcaaaatccaatctaatttcataaccaaacaggtttttttttttattctgtttcaataaaatttgtCAATTATAGCTGAATTGTGTTTTTGTTAAGCTTTTAAAATTGATAGCGAATCAAATAAAAGCgcattttcacaatataattCTTGATCAACAGTTGCAtcactataattttttattacataattttgtaAGTTGATGTTGATAAtcaggggcgtagccaggaatTCGTATTTGGGGGGCCAATTTGCAATATTGATagaaatatcataattcataaatttataaataaaaaattatcaactttaatatATTGTCATATTCTTAAATATTAATGGAAGTACAAAAAGCAGTCTATTTTACCATACACATATACAAAAATTTGCATACTATTATTTTAAGCACCATCAACCCATCATTATCCATAATactgaaaattttcttaatttttaatgaattattcagctcctaatttcaaaattttttaaaaaaatgatgatatggAAAGAGATAATATATTATCATATAGCAATACAACAAATTGAAGAACTTAATAAACAAAGCATATTCATAAAACTAAATGACCATTATCAGATATATAAAAAGCATAAATCTAAATGCCAATATGATgttgaagaaacaaacaaacctgAAATACTGAGACACAAGAAGAAGCTGGAACTGAAAGCAAATATGGATAGTTTTTTTAGATGAAAGGAGTTTATTTGATTTCTACCCTTATTGAGAAGAGAGGTAATGTGTTTAGAGCAATCAACAATGAGAGTAAATAAACATGAGGCAGTGTAGGCTTGTATCAGCAGGAGAAAAAGTAGTAGTGGTTACTTCTATTTTCTTTGAGAATCCCGTAGGTGGCTTCTTGAGATTgagaatgatgaaaaaaaaaaaagagtaaatttttgtttgaaaatgagTGGTAAAAGATGATACTTTGAGGGTGTGGATTATTGTCTATTGGATATTTGGATTGTCAACAAATCATTTGGACAATTGGGAGAGCTAACTAGTATTTTATTTGAGGACTTTGGGTTATCTATTGGACTAAGTAGAGATCCTAGAAAGAATTGGGGGGGCCGGTCATTATTTTCTAGGGGGCTATTgccttttacttattttttgctATCAGACTCATAGCCTAACAGtagaagaaatcaaaattttgggggggggggggggcaaggGACAACATAGCTCTGCCCCTGATGTTGATGCTGTACTGTATACAATGTAGTCGGGACAAGGACACAGTAAATACAACATCAGTTGAATTTGTAAGTTTCACTTTGTTTTTTAAGTTATCGTAAACTTGATAGTTACAACGGGCGAGGGGGGATATGAACTCTGGAGGTCTCTGTTGGAAACGCCAAACCTAACAAAAATCATTGTTAGGTCTTAAATTCTTTACGATCCCTAAGTACTAACCGGAGTCTGAAACTTTGAGCTATATGTAGCATATTGATCTTGATCCGATTTGTACTGTTAGAACCATGTCAATTTTTGTAaatagtgttatttttttattatttattttgaggatTGAAATCATGGTATGATAATAATTCATGATACATACTGATATTAACTTTGATTAGCAGTACCTGGCTACATTGTTGGACAAACGGAGACGGAAGCTTCCAAAGAAGGAAGAGATCTTACCGATTTTAATTACGGTTGTGTTGGTTACTCTGTCTATTTGGATAGGATTGGAAAAGACCGTGTAGCTGATAACCAAGGGGCAAAAGCAGAAATGCCAGTCTGTGTTGGCCTTGAGGTTGaattctgtgtgtgtgtgtgtgtgtgtttgtgtgttccTCCATTTCAGTATgcgaaaatttgaaatatttgtggTTATTTATAACCTAGAATATAGAATTTTATCTGACAGATGAGTTACTGCAGATTTTGGTGGACAGAAGGCTGTCTGCTGATGAACCTGCTCCAGCTTCTGCTCCTGCTCATATTCATAATAGAGAAGGTAAGGAAAGATTTTGGGTTTACActtttttgatttgattgaaATATCTTGGCTGCAGTTTGGTCAAGGTCTCCAAGTAATTTCTGGGTGTTTGGATGCATCTGAGCAATGGTCTAGATGATGGTTGTGTAAAAGAATTACTATATCTTATTTCACTTGTTTGATCGTACTGGTCAAATGAGATGAGATTTCCTTAGTTTTTAAATGTGGGTTTCTTGAACTTTAGTAAgtttatcacttaaataatgcttttaaaaccccccaaaaaaaaaaaaattactgtttatCAAGTGTGGAGATAGTAAAGgcctggttttttttttttttttttttttttttttttttttttgggggtgggagggagggaggggggATTTCATATTCTCAAAATTTCAGTCTCTTtttatgaattgatttttttgaaatcaGTGGTGGGGCaggatttgtttttaaaattaatctcCCCTGTCAAAAGTGAAAATAAACTCCATTCACTTGTATGATCTTCTTAGTTTTTACAATATCACAAGTTCAGTAGTAGTGTGCTGAAAATGCCAGGAGGTTTGTAGCTCAATTAGCACTTCCTGGTGTTTCCAACAATGATGTCTAAGGTTTAAAAAGATTATAGTGTGATGAAAATGTAAAACAACCAACAAAATATTTAGTTGACCATTTGCATATGGCTTTGTTGCCCATGCAACCTGCATAagtcacccttttttttttggtatttttttcgtatttaattaattatcattttattctTCTGTGTTACGAAATTCTTTCTGGTCAAGGTTGTCACCTCAGCAAATGGTAGGCAATGGCAGTCAATTCCTGGCTACCATTGCCTGCCAAGGGCCAAGAACACTGTTTGCCTTTTTCAAATTTGCATTTTCATTCACACTTTTTAAGGACTAAATGTGGAACTAAAATATAACATGCATTGTTTAGTCCAACCGTGGCATCGATCACaattattggtttttattttttgggcttattctctttgtttctttaatgATTCATAAGTTAACTAGCAAGAAACATGGTTCATGATAGGTTTCCAGACTTAATAGTCAGTATGGGGTTATAGATAATGCCATATAGGACAGAGAGGATGCTGGGAAGTCTCTTG contains:
- the LOC115994547 gene encoding uncharacterized protein LOC115994547 isoform X1; the encoded protein is MDRSETEREEEPESQRKVKVAKGKSCKGYLYFSSSLKSKARNPRCIGISRALQQAVPGYIVGQTETEASKEGRDLTDFNYGCVGYSVYLDRIGKDRVADNQGAKAEMPVCVGLEILVDRRLSADEPAPASAPAHIHNREEDGRELPQPRRHRPAHSVGDDFLSRFTRNANLVASGVARNVRRVGNSIKETLDDVLYPYRKRPK
- the LOC115994547 gene encoding uncharacterized protein LOC115994547 isoform X3 — encoded protein: MDRSETEREEEPESQRKVKVAKGKSCKGYLYFSSSLKSKARNPRCIGISRALQQAVPGYIVGQTETEASKEGRDLTDFNYGCVGYSVYLDRIGKDRVADNQGAKAEMPVCVGLEILVDRRLSADEPAPASAPAHIHNREDGRELPQPRRHRPAHSVGDDFLSRFTRNANLVASGVARNVRRVGNSIKETLDDVLYPYRKRPK
- the LOC115994547 gene encoding uncharacterized protein LOC115994547 isoform X4, coding for MDRSETEREEEPESQRKVKVAKGKSCKGYLYFSSSLKSKARNPRCIGISRALQQVPGYIVGQTETEASKEGRDLTDFNYGCVGYSVYLDRIGKDRVADNQGAKAEMPVCVGLEILVDRRLSADEPAPASAPAHIHNREDGRELPQPRRHRPAHSVGDDFLSRFTRNANLVASGVARNVRRVGNSIKETLDDVLYPYRKRPK
- the LOC115994547 gene encoding uncharacterized protein LOC115994547 isoform X2 translates to MDRSETEREEEPESQRKVKVAKGKSCKGYLYFSSSLKSKARNPRCIGISRALQQVPGYIVGQTETEASKEGRDLTDFNYGCVGYSVYLDRIGKDRVADNQGAKAEMPVCVGLEILVDRRLSADEPAPASAPAHIHNREEDGRELPQPRRHRPAHSVGDDFLSRFTRNANLVASGVARNVRRVGNSIKETLDDVLYPYRKRPK